TAGAATGAGATCGTCCCAGATTAAAGTGCCTCAACTCACCAAAGTCCCACCATAGAGACCCACAGGGGGGACAATAAGAGCCTCCCCCCAGAGGCACAGCTGGTGGGCAAAAACCTGAGCAGGGAGAAggtgccagaaaaaaaaacccctggctACATTCACCTTGGGAACTGTGCAAGGAGACACCTCTCGCTGCTGCATTCAGCATTCAGCTGTCTGCATTCAGCTGGCAAAGCTCACTAACAGAGGTGGCCTTTTGTTGCCCTTTTCAAACCAGGGAATTCAGGCCCCTTCCTTGACTAAGAGAAAAGGTGAATTAGGAGATgagatgctgcaggaggaggaacaCCAGTCCCCCGAGCCCGGCAACGGCCGTGCCCACCGCCAGCCGGGCCCAGAGGAAATCCAGGGCATCCTCAAGGCAGGTGTGGAGCCACAGCACCTGCCGGCAGGTGCTCTCTCTGTCCCCCGAGTTGTCGATGACGTGAGTTGCCCTCTGGAGCTTCTCCTCCAGTGGGATCTGGGAGCTGATCCGGGCGTCAGCTGCGGCCACGTCCAGCCCGTTCCACCTCATCAGCCGCGCGCGCTGTGCTGGGGGGTCACTGCTTGGGAGGGGGACGGAACTcaggtggggtgggagggaaggggggtcTGCCTTCCTTGGCCATGAGGGGGGATAATAAAGTGGGAATGAGAAACATTCCCCGTGTCATTTCTGCCCCAGCCATTGGgtcagcactgcccaggatgACCCTGCTGCGTGTTTTTGGCACTCCCACAGCCCACAACACCAGGCAGTGCCCCAAATCCTACCCCAGCTGATGGTGCTACAGGCTGTAGAAGGCTCAAAGGAACAACATTACCTGTATGATGGTGCTAGCTTCCAGGGAAAGCTCAAGCAGCTCCCTCCAGTGCACTAGGATAAAGGGAGGTGCCACAGCCCAAAGGGATATGTTACTTCTCTCAATGGGTTTCGCACCAGGGCAGTGGCTGAGccctcaccagagcagagagatgTGACAGCCCCTCTAAGAGAGGTGTCCTATCCTCATGGTTCCTGGGGCACTTACCAATAAACCAAGACCATGTATCTCATAAACTTTGTCAACCCGCGGGTCTCGAAGAGCAGAGGGATGTCCAGGATCACGTAGCGGTATCCTGTGGAAATGGCAACATCCCTCAGAAAAGGGAACAGCGTTAACCCCCGTTCCCAAATCCCTCCTGCTACACACTCACTATGGCcatgaaaagcaaaggaagtgaGAGCTCTACACCTCCACAATTGCAGCAGAGCCCGTTCGCCCTCCTCCCTCTCGCAGGGAGGAAATGGTTTCATTCCAagtttccagaggaaaaaaaaaaacaaaccctaacTGACTGCTCTCAGACTAGAGGTGAAGCTGCAGAAATATAAGGAGGAGCTGAAACGAGGAGCTGAAATGAGAGCAGCAGTACCTGTCTGGCGAGAGCAGCAGCCATGCCGGGCTCTCCCGGGAAGCAGGGTCCACAGCAGGGTCTGCTATCCACTTCTTCCCTTGTCCAAGACTTTGCCAGGCTACAGTCATCTGAGCCAACCTTCCCCAGCTCAGTTTTCCTGCCTTTATGCAAAGCTTTGGCTATACAGCTCCATTTTTCCAAGGGAAACAAGGAAATCCTTGCAGACCTCTCGCAGCTGTGACACTGAAACATGGGTGAGCCTCTGGGCATGGCCCCAAGGCTGAACCCTCACCAAAACTGTCAAAGTTTGGTTTAAAAGCACTGTCACCATGAGGAACAGAGCTTGCCACAGCCAGTCACTGTGCCCCCAGGCCCTGTGGCTCCCCAGTTTTCCCTGTGCCTCTGCCCTTGGCCAGCGCCAGCTCTGTGGCATCTGGGGAGGTGGGAGACACCCTGCTGAGcctgggggagcaggagaggggaagggaaaactCTAAGCCAGGACTTCACTCTCCTATGTGTGCCTCAGCCACAGGGACAGTTCAGGTTTTGCTGCTGTCCCCTCTTTGTAACCCAACCCCCCTAAAACCCACGGCAAGCAGAGCCTGGACAGAGACATCACCCAAGGAGCCCCATTCCACCGCATCTCTGCCCCCAGAGGCTTCTTGCTGTTTGATCGATCAGAGCTTTCCTTACGCAGCGATTCTGAGACAACATCCAGCTATCCCAAATCATTAAATCCTGACTAATGAGGACAAAGCTGCCTGCTGAAGCCACACAGCACTCTTGCCGAGGGCCAGCACAGCATCTGCCCCCT
This DNA window, taken from Chiroxiphia lanceolata isolate bChiLan1 unplaced genomic scaffold, bChiLan1.pri scaffold_53_arrow_ctg1, whole genome shotgun sequence, encodes the following:
- the LOC116781687 gene encoding LOW QUALITY PROTEIN: dephospho-CoA kinase domain-containing protein-like (The sequence of the model RefSeq protein was modified relative to this genomic sequence to represent the inferred CDS: inserted 2 bases in 1 codon); translated protein: WCSPIPEAHQQILWYFGXLLENGEINCEALGNMIFSQPEKGRLLNSITHPEILKEMLKQILKYFVLGYRYVILDIPLLFETRGLTKFMRYMVLVYCDPPAQRARLMRWNGLDVAAADARISSQIPLEEKLQRATHVIDNSGDRESTCRQVLWLHTCLEDALDFLWARLAVGTAVAGLGGLVFLLLQHLIS